CGGGAAGCTGCGGCGCAGGGCCGCCAGGGCCGCGCCCACGCGCTCCTCGGCCAGGTGCCCCTCCAGGTCGATCGAGAAGGAGTACCGGCCCATGCCCTCGCCCGTGGGGCGGGACTCGATGCGGGAGAGGTTGATCCCCCGCGTGGCGAACTGGTCCAGGATCTCCCGGAGGGCACCGGGGTGGTCGTGGGGCAGGGGCACGGCCACGGTGGTCTTGTCCGCGCCGGTGGGCTCCGGCAGGGGACCCGGCCGGGAGACCAGCACGAACCGCGTCACCGCGCCCGGCACGTCCTCGATCCCCTCCGCCAGCACCGGCAGTCCGGTCTGCTCGGCCACGAGCGGTGCGCAGACCGCCGCGTCGACGACGGGGGCGGCCCCGGCGTCGTCGGCGCGCTCGGCGGGCAGCAGCAGGCGGGCGCCGGCGGCCGTGGAGGAGGCGGGGGTGAACTCGGCGTCGGGCAGGTGGGCGTGCATCCAGCCGCGCACCTGGGCCCACGCGTGGGTGTGGGTGCTCACGCGGCGCACGTCCGCCAGGGCGAGTCCGGGCCGGCCCACGAGCACGAAGCTGATGGGCACCAGGACCTCGGCGCGGATCTGCAGCTCCTCGCTGGAGCCGATGTCGTCCAGGGTGGCGGAGACGCCGCCCTCCACCGAGTTCTCGATGGGCACCACGGCGGAGTCCACCTCGCCGGCCCGGACGGCCGCGAGCGCCGCAGGAACCGAGGAGGCGGGGACGAGGTCCGCGGCGGCGGGGTCCACGAGGCGGCGCAGCGCGGCCTCGGTGAAGGTCCCCTCCGGGCCCAGGAACGCGAGCCGGGGCCGACCCGCCGGATCGGAGCCGACGGCCCCGGAGCGCGGGGTCTCGGCAGGGGTCACTTGACGGTGGGCTCGGCGCCGCCGTCGGCCTCCATGGGCTTGCCGGCCTCGAGCCAGGCGCCGGAGCCGCCGGCCACGTTGATGGCCGAGTAGCCGCGGCCCACCAGGAACTCGGCGGCGCGGGCGGACCGGCCGCCGCTGCGGCAGATCACGTGGTAGTCGGTGTCCGGGTCCAGCTCGTCCAGGCGCTCCGGCAGCTCGCCGAGCGGGATGTGGACGGCGCCCGCGGCGCGGCCGAGGGCCCATTCGTCGTCCTCGCGGACGTCGAGGATGTGGGCGTCGGCGGGGACCTGGTCGACGGAGACGGTCTCGTAGATGCTCATGCCCTCAGCCTACGGGCGACCCGGATGCTGGCCTACCCTCGTGACCATGTCCCCCACCGACCCGACGTCCCCGGCCGAGCCGGCCGCCCCGAGCACCGCGACCCGCCTCGCCCGTCTGCTGGACCGCTCCGCCGTGGCCCTGCGCGACGCCCTGGCCGCGGGGGAGCTCTCCGCGCGCGAGGTCACGCAGGCGGCCCTGGACGCCGCCGCCGCGCACGAGGACCTGGGCGCGTTCGCCCTCCTGGACGCCGAGGGCGCCCTGGCCCGCGCGGACGCCCTGGACGCCGCCCGCCGGCACCTCCACGACGACGTCCCCGCCTCCCTCCACGGCCTGCCCCTGGCCGTGAAGGACCTCACCGACGTGGCGGGGATGCCCACGCGGCACGGCTCCGCGCTGCTGGCCGACGCGCCGCCCGCCGCGCAGGACGACCCGCTCGTGGCGCGCCTGCGCCAGGCCGGGACGGTGGTGCTGGGCAAGACCACCGTCCCGGAGTTCGGCCTGGACTCCTACTCGGAGACCCTCGTCGGGCCGCCGGCGCGCAACCCCCTCGACCCGACCCGCACCCCCGGGGGCTCCTCCGGCGGCTCGGCGGCGGCCGTGGCGGCGGGGATCCTGCCGTTCGCGCCCGGCTCGGACGGCGGCGGGTCGATCCGCATCCCCGCGGCCGCGTGCGGGCTGGTGGGACTGAAGCCGGGCCGGGGGACGGTGCCGACGGACGAGGCCGCGGACACCGTGCGCACGCTCACCGTGTCCGGGCCGCTGGCCCACACCGTGGAGGACGCGGCCCTGCTCCTGGACGTGCTGACCCACCCGGAGGGCTTCGGCGGCCGGATGCTCGCGGACGTGCGCCGGGCCGCCGAGGCCCGCCGCGCCGGGGCTCCGCACGCCGGCGTGCGGGTCGGCCTGAGCACCGCCTCCCCGTTCCCCCCGGCGGTGGAGGTGAGCCTGGCCCGTCCCGCGCTGGCCGCCCTGACGCGCGCCGGGGCCCTGCTCGAGGCCGGCGGGCACATGGTGGAGCCGTTCAGCCCGTACTACGGGGAGCGGTACCACGAGGACTTCCGCACCGTGTGGACCTCGGGGCTGCTGCGGGCGCCGCTGCCGCCCGACGCCGAGGAGCGCGTGGGCGCGGTGGCCGCGTCCTTCCTGCGCTCGGCGCGGGCCGCCGGGCCCGAGGAGACGGCCGCCGCCGTCGAGCGCCTCGAGGGGTGGGCGGAGAACGTGCGCGCCCAGTTCGCCTCGGTGGACGTGGTGATGACGCCGGTGCTCGCCACGGCCCCGCCCGAGGTGGGGCACTTCCTGGCCCTGCCGCCGGAGGAGAACTATGCGGCGCAGTGCGCGTTCACGCCGTACACCTCGATGGTCAACGTCCTCGGGCTGCCCGCGGTGTCCGTGCCGGTGGACCGGGACGGGGCCGGCCTGAGCTGGTCGGTGCACCTGATCGGCCGCCCGGGCGACGAGGGGCGCCTGCTCCAGCTCGCCGCCCACCTGGAGCTGCTCCTGGCCGGCTGACCCCCGGGGTCAGTACCCGGCCGAGGTGGCCGCCGCCCCGGCGAAGACCATCAGCAGGACGAGGGCCAGGATCCCGAGCACGAGGAACGCGAGGCTGAGGTAGTTCGTCACGAGGCCGGCGATGGCGAAGCCGCGGCCGCGGGGCTCGCGCTTGAGGCCCATGTGGCCGAGGACCACGCCCACGATCGGCGGGATCACCAGGGTGAGGCCACCGAGCAGGGACAGGATGCCGATCACCATGGAGGCGATGGACAGGCCCGTGCCCGACTGGTCCGCCGGGACCTGGCCGTAGCCGCCCCCGGGGTAGGCGGGCTGCTGGCCGTAGGCGGGCTGGGCCTGGGCGTCGGCCGGGCCGGCGCCGTGGGCCGGGACGCCGGTGCCGTACGGGCCGGCGTCGGCGGTGCGGGCCGCCTGCTCGGAATAGGACGGGGCCGCGTCCCCGCCGGCCGCGACGGAGTCCGCGTACCAGGAGGTGGAGGAGCCGGTGCGCTCGGCGGCGGGCCGGTCCGGCCAGCCGCCCTCCGACGGCGTGCCGGCCTCCCGGTCGTGGGGGTGCCGGCCGTGCGGGTCCTGGTCGTGGCCGTACGCCATGGGGGGTTCCTCTCCTGGACGGGGGCGGCCCGGCGCGGTCTCCCGCGCGTGGACCGCGTCTGTCCCGAGTCTAGGCGCGCGTCGACGTTCCGGGCAGGCCGGTCAGCCCTCGGCGGAGGCCTCCTCGAGCAGGTCCCGCAGGAACCCCGCGAACCCGCCCGGGGTGCGTCCCTCCAGCCGGGAGGAGGTGTGGACGCGCACCCGGTCCGTGGCGAGCACCCGGTCCTCGCCCAGGGCGCGCACGGCCTCGGCCAGGCGGACGTCCTCGTGCTCGGCCACCGCGGCGAACCCGCCGACCCGCTCGTACAGCGCCCACGGCAGGCCGAGGTTCGCCCCGTGCACGTGGGGGTGGTCCTCCCGGTGCTCGTAGTCGGCGCGCCAGCTGCGAACCAGGCCCTGGTCCGCGTGGGCGGGCAGGTCCACGGTGCCGAGCACCATGGCCTGGCCGTCCGCGCGACGCCGCGCGGCCAGGGCCGGCTGCCCCACGAGCCAGTCGGCGGGCACGCGGGTGTCCGCGTCCGTGCAGGCCAGCCACAGCGCCGCGGCGGGCACGTCCGGGAACAGCCCCCGGGCGTGCCGGGCGGCCTCGGCGCGCGCCCGACCCACCCCGCCGGCGCCCGGGCCCAGTTCGAGCACGTGGATCCGGGGGTCGCGGGAGCGGGCGGCGCGGGCCGCCGCGAGGGTGGGGGTGTCGTCGTCCGGCACGGCCACCACCGCGGCAGCCGAACCCTGCGTGTGCTGCGCCTCCCAGTGGTCCAGGGCGGCGGAGAGCCCGGCGAGGGAGTCGGGCAGGTGCTCGGCCTCGTCTTTGGCCGGCACCACCACCACGGCGTGCGTGGCGGCCGCGGCGCGGGTGTGCACGGACAGGCGCAGGTCCGCCTCCACGTGCTCGGACAGCAGGCGCCACCGCGGGTCGGCGGCCACGCGGTCGTGCACCGCGTCCCCGTCGAGCGGCCAGCCGGTGATCGGCTGGCGCCAGTGGCACAGCAGCAGCTCCCCGCCCGGGCCCAGGGAGGCGTCGGCGGCGTCCACGAGCGC
This Micrococcus flavus DNA region includes the following protein-coding sequences:
- a CDS encoding DUF4190 domain-containing protein, whose product is MAYGHDQDPHGRHPHDREAGTPSEGGWPDRPAAERTGSSTSWYADSVAAGGDAAPSYSEQAARTADAGPYGTGVPAHGAGPADAQAQPAYGQQPAYPGGGYGQVPADQSGTGLSIASMVIGILSLLGGLTLVIPPIVGVVLGHMGLKREPRGRGFAIAGLVTNYLSLAFLVLGILALVLLMVFAGAAATSAGY
- a CDS encoding amidase; translated protein: MSPTDPTSPAEPAAPSTATRLARLLDRSAVALRDALAAGELSAREVTQAALDAAAAHEDLGAFALLDAEGALARADALDAARRHLHDDVPASLHGLPLAVKDLTDVAGMPTRHGSALLADAPPAAQDDPLVARLRQAGTVVLGKTTVPEFGLDSYSETLVGPPARNPLDPTRTPGGSSGGSAAAVAAGILPFAPGSDGGGSIRIPAAACGLVGLKPGRGTVPTDEAADTVRTLTVSGPLAHTVEDAALLLDVLTHPEGFGGRMLADVRRAAEARRAGAPHAGVRVGLSTASPFPPAVEVSLARPALAALTRAGALLEAGGHMVEPFSPYYGERYHEDFRTVWTSGLLRAPLPPDAEERVGAVAASFLRSARAAGPEETAAAVERLEGWAENVRAQFASVDVVMTPVLATAPPEVGHFLALPPEENYAAQCAFTPYTSMVNVLGLPAVSVPVDRDGAGLSWSVHLIGRPGDEGRLLQLAAHLELLLAG
- the pheA gene encoding prephenate dehydratase, with product MTPAETPRSGAVGSDPAGRPRLAFLGPEGTFTEAALRRLVDPAAADLVPASSVPAALAAVRAGEVDSAVVPIENSVEGGVSATLDDIGSSEELQIRAEVLVPISFVLVGRPGLALADVRRVSTHTHAWAQVRGWMHAHLPDAEFTPASSTAAGARLLLPAERADDAGAAPVVDAAVCAPLVAEQTGLPVLAEGIEDVPGAVTRFVLVSRPGPLPEPTGADKTTVAVPLPHDHPGALREILDQFATRGINLSRIESRPTGEGMGRYSFSIDLEGHLAEERVGAALAALRRSFPGVRFLGSYPRAERRAVHVPPHVTDEAYRRGADWVRGILAR
- a CDS encoding rhodanese-like domain-containing protein, with translation MSIYETVSVDQVPADAHILDVREDDEWALGRAAGAVHIPLGELPERLDELDPDTDYHVICRSGGRSARAAEFLVGRGYSAINVAGGSGAWLEAGKPMEADGGAEPTVK